One segment of Streptomyces sp. YIM 121038 DNA contains the following:
- a CDS encoding WhiB family transcriptional regulator, which produces MTPGIGGLIEAAREGDWRPLLEAAIPESGKHWAENARCSGQDPELFTPLSDGPREDPDEVRQLQGIALNRPLNFCASCPLAVAAQCLVESLRLDDEYGIRAGLLASERSALRDSWKRRIDAEAVSAVLRGVPVVLNETERGEVISRFAGDPTLNADHVAWGLGIPRKYLWQLVREHNQSAAPAPSTAIPSEADAA; this is translated from the coding sequence GTGACCCCGGGGATAGGCGGTCTGATCGAGGCGGCCCGCGAGGGCGACTGGCGCCCTCTCCTTGAGGCGGCCATTCCGGAGTCGGGGAAGCACTGGGCTGAGAATGCGCGGTGTTCGGGGCAGGACCCCGAACTCTTCACCCCGCTTTCGGACGGCCCACGAGAAGACCCTGATGAAGTACGACAGCTTCAGGGGATCGCGCTGAATCGTCCGCTGAACTTCTGCGCGTCCTGCCCGCTGGCGGTAGCGGCTCAGTGCCTGGTCGAGTCCTTGCGGCTTGATGACGAGTACGGCATTCGGGCGGGCCTGTTGGCGTCGGAGCGCTCAGCGCTGCGGGACTCCTGGAAGCGCCGGATCGACGCTGAGGCTGTATCTGCTGTCCTCCGTGGGGTCCCCGTCGTACTGAACGAGACGGAGCGCGGAGAGGTCATCTCACGCTTCGCGGGTGATCCCACACTGAACGCCGATCACGTCGCTTGGGGCCTTGGCATCCCCCGTAAATACCTATGGCAACTGGTCCGCGAGCACAACCAGAGTGCGGCGCCGGCGCCTTCCACTGCGATTCCATCTGAGGCGGATGCCGCCTGA
- a CDS encoding ATP-binding protein, translated as MSDVEPPRDEAGPGDPNWHHSARVEYAMTRWETATPPRFRDAEATLPEVRAWADRALADPATAGAMLLTGLTGTGKTHQAYGALRHIAAGGPDRFELIAVNSADMYGQLRPSQVMGASERELKRLSTVQLLFLDDFGTSKTSEWTEEVTYRLINHRYNHCLPTIITSNLPARDADGPDLTDFVGDRVASRLAEMVTALVPMIGDDRRRGRGAA; from the coding sequence GTGTCTGACGTCGAACCTCCCCGTGACGAAGCGGGCCCCGGTGACCCGAACTGGCACCACAGCGCGCGCGTCGAGTACGCGATGACGCGTTGGGAGACTGCTACCCCGCCCCGGTTCCGCGACGCTGAGGCGACGCTCCCGGAGGTCAGGGCCTGGGCGGACCGCGCGCTCGCTGACCCGGCGACGGCGGGGGCGATGCTCTTGACCGGTCTCACGGGGACGGGAAAGACGCACCAGGCGTACGGGGCCTTGCGGCACATCGCGGCCGGCGGACCGGACCGGTTCGAGCTGATCGCCGTGAACAGCGCGGACATGTACGGCCAGCTGCGGCCGAGTCAGGTCATGGGCGCCTCGGAGCGAGAGCTGAAGCGCCTGTCCACGGTGCAGTTGCTGTTCCTGGACGACTTCGGGACGTCCAAGACCTCCGAGTGGACCGAAGAGGTCACCTACCGGCTGATCAACCACCGGTACAACCACTGCCTCCCTACGATCATCACGTCCAACCTGCCCGCTCGCGACGCGGACGGCCCGGACCTGACGGACTTCGTGGGTGACCGGGTGGCCAGCCGCTTGGCCGAGATGGTGACCGCGCTCGTCCCGATGATCGGTGACGACCGGCGCCGGGGCCGGGGGGCTGCCTGA
- a CDS encoding helix-turn-helix transcriptional regulator, translating to MKSVQDFSPNAFRAAYEARGWTQADVAKAIGTTVNTVGRWVRGKGAPSPRLFSLLSKELGVARSQLLLPLAPDADLAVLRTRAGLRQEDVADHLSVQASDISEMELGTGRVRDEWGVPLTYLYDVSLDQLAKAAEVTEERWRAGFEAKRHQAP from the coding sequence GTGAAGAGCGTCCAGGACTTCAGCCCGAACGCGTTCCGCGCCGCCTACGAGGCGCGGGGCTGGACCCAGGCTGACGTAGCGAAGGCCATCGGGACGACGGTCAACACCGTCGGCCGGTGGGTCAGGGGCAAGGGTGCCCCCAGCCCCCGCCTGTTCTCGCTGCTGTCCAAGGAACTCGGCGTCGCCCGGTCGCAGCTACTGCTGCCGCTCGCACCGGACGCCGACCTGGCTGTCCTTCGTACGCGCGCCGGCCTCCGCCAGGAGGACGTAGCCGATCACCTCAGCGTCCAGGCGTCGGACATCTCCGAGATGGAGCTAGGCACCGGACGCGTGAGAGATGAGTGGGGAGTGCCCCTCACGTACCTCTATGACGTGTCGCTCGACCAGCTCGCCAAGGCGGCCGAAGTCACCGAGGAGCGTTGGCGTGCGGGGTTCGAGGCCAAGCGCCACCAGGCACCTTGA